A genomic region of Micromonospora sp. NBRC 110009 contains the following coding sequences:
- a CDS encoding MFS transporter gives MSVGQGAGVFWRWWTAGTTSQVGSAVGAVALPLTALTVLDASAFEMGLIAAASYVAWLVIGLPAGVIVQRLPLRGAQIGADLARAVAVASIPLTWWWDWLTVAQLVVVALVVSFANVLFDVANATFLPAIVSREQLHARNSLTSATHAGTQLSGPSLGGLAVQALGAVPAVLVDAASYLVSAALLRTLPARRVDAPDRWPPVRAMIGEGWRYVTRHRVMGPTMWTATAVNFVCGAQLAVYPLYLVRELHTPAALVGLLLAVEGVGSLVGATLTPWITGRWGTARSLVVASLVAVAGAFLVPLGVGWPAYLAFAAGNVVFAGGVVVLSVTTRTYRQTASPPELLSRVMATVRFVSWGAIPVGGLAAGALAGLAGARVTLFAFAAATVLAPLALLLSPVRGLRDLTDLRGDEPAEPRRAAPVG, from the coding sequence ATGTCCGTCGGACAGGGGGCCGGGGTGTTCTGGCGCTGGTGGACCGCCGGCACGACCAGCCAGGTGGGGTCGGCGGTCGGCGCGGTGGCGCTCCCGCTCACCGCGCTGACCGTGCTGGACGCGTCCGCGTTCGAGATGGGCCTGATCGCCGCCGCCAGCTACGTCGCCTGGCTGGTGATCGGGCTGCCCGCCGGGGTGATCGTCCAGCGGCTGCCGCTGCGCGGCGCCCAGATCGGCGCCGACCTGGCCCGGGCGGTCGCGGTGGCGTCCATCCCGCTCACCTGGTGGTGGGACTGGCTGACCGTCGCCCAGCTGGTCGTCGTGGCCCTCGTGGTCAGCTTCGCCAACGTGCTCTTCGACGTCGCCAACGCCACCTTCCTGCCGGCCATCGTCAGCCGCGAGCAGCTGCACGCCCGCAACAGCCTCACCTCGGCCACGCACGCCGGCACCCAGCTCAGCGGCCCGTCCCTCGGCGGCCTCGCGGTGCAGGCGCTCGGCGCGGTGCCCGCCGTGCTGGTGGACGCGGCCAGCTACCTGGTCTCCGCGGCGCTGCTGCGGACGCTGCCGGCCCGGCGGGTCGACGCCCCCGACCGGTGGCCGCCGGTGCGCGCCATGATCGGCGAGGGTTGGCGGTACGTCACCCGCCACCGCGTGATGGGCCCGACGATGTGGACGGCCACCGCGGTGAACTTCGTCTGCGGGGCGCAGTTGGCGGTCTACCCGCTCTACCTGGTCCGTGAGCTGCACACCCCGGCCGCCCTGGTCGGTCTGCTGCTCGCCGTCGAGGGCGTCGGATCGCTGGTCGGGGCCACCCTGACGCCCTGGATCACCGGCCGGTGGGGCACCGCCCGGTCCCTGGTGGTCGCCAGCCTGGTGGCGGTCGCCGGCGCGTTCCTGGTGCCGCTGGGCGTCGGGTGGCCCGCGTACCTCGCGTTCGCCGCCGGCAACGTCGTCTTCGCCGGGGGCGTGGTGGTGCTCAGCGTGACCACCCGCACCTACCGGCAGACCGCCAGCCCGCCGGAGCTGCTGTCCCGGGTGATGGCCACGGTCCGCTTCGTCTCGTGGGGGGCGATCCCGGTCGGCGGGCTGGCGGCCGGCGCCCTCGCCGGCCTGGCCGGCGCCCGGGTCACCCTGTTCGCGTTCGCCGCGGCCACGGTGCTGGCGCCGCTGGCGCTGCTGCTGTCCCCCGTGCGCGGGCTGCGCGACCTCACCGACCTGCGGGGCGACGAGCCGGCGGAGCCGCGCCGCGCCGCGCCGGTCGGCTGA